The Niastella koreensis GR20-10 genome includes a window with the following:
- a CDS encoding APC family permease, which translates to MAEHASSFKPSLSLIDATMVVAGSMIGSGIFIVTSDIAKDVGSAGWIIAVWLITGFMTIVAAVSYGELSGMFPKAGGQYVYLREAFNPLAGFLYGWSFFAVIQTATIAAVAVAFSRFTAYLIPEVGEDVILLTIGTFKVSAAQILAIFLIIFLTYTNSRGIKGGKIIQTIFTSVKLFSLFGLIILGFLLVKHSFWSENLATGMNAVHFTKNPAGTAADDGSWLPISGIVLIGAIASAMSGSIFSSDSWNNVTFIAGEIKNPKRNIGLSLFLGTLIVTIIYVAANLMYLNVLPLHDIAFAPSRRLAVISAESIFGPNGAYVIAVMIMVSTFGCNNGLILAGARVYYTMAKDGLFFKKTGTLNKNAVPEFALWIQAAMAGILCLSGSYGDLLDMIAFVAVLFYAVTILGIFILRKKRPDAERPYKAFGYPVLPIIYIILALTFCVFLIQMKPKYAGIGFGIVLAGVPLYYLAVRNKKTA; encoded by the coding sequence ATGGCAGAACACGCTTCTTCATTTAAACCATCCCTTAGTTTAATAGACGCTACCATGGTGGTAGCCGGTTCAATGATTGGTTCGGGTATCTTTATTGTTACTTCAGATATTGCCAAGGATGTAGGCAGTGCCGGCTGGATAATAGCGGTATGGCTGATCACCGGTTTTATGACGATTGTAGCTGCTGTAAGTTACGGGGAGCTAAGTGGCATGTTTCCGAAAGCGGGTGGCCAATATGTTTACCTCAGGGAGGCTTTTAATCCTTTAGCCGGTTTTTTATATGGCTGGAGTTTTTTTGCCGTAATACAAACCGCCACCATTGCGGCTGTAGCGGTAGCTTTTAGCCGTTTTACGGCGTATTTGATACCAGAGGTAGGCGAAGATGTTATACTGCTTACCATTGGCACGTTCAAAGTATCTGCTGCCCAGATACTGGCCATTTTTCTGATCATATTTCTTACCTATACCAACTCCCGGGGAATTAAAGGGGGAAAGATCATTCAAACCATATTCACCAGTGTAAAGCTGTTTTCTTTGTTTGGATTGATCATCCTTGGTTTTCTGTTGGTGAAACATAGCTTTTGGTCCGAAAACCTGGCAACGGGCATGAATGCGGTGCACTTTACTAAAAATCCGGCTGGCACTGCTGCAGATGATGGTTCCTGGTTACCCATTAGCGGAATTGTGTTGATAGGCGCCATCGCCTCAGCCATGTCGGGCTCAATTTTCAGCAGCGATAGCTGGAACAACGTAACCTTTATTGCCGGCGAAATAAAAAACCCTAAAAGAAACATTGGGCTCAGCCTGTTTCTGGGGACACTTATTGTAACCATTATTTATGTAGCTGCTAACCTGATGTACCTGAATGTGCTGCCTCTACACGACATCGCATTTGCCCCGTCGAGAAGGTTAGCGGTAATTTCAGCGGAGTCAATATTTGGTCCTAATGGCGCTTACGTAATAGCCGTCATGATCATGGTTTCCACCTTTGGTTGTAATAACGGTCTTATTCTGGCCGGCGCCCGGGTATATTATACCATGGCCAAGGACGGCCTGTTTTTTAAGAAAACCGGCACACTGAACAAAAACGCCGTGCCTGAATTTGCTTTGTGGATCCAGGCAGCTATGGCGGGCATTCTGTGTTTAAGCGGTAGTTATGGCGACCTGCTGGATATGATCGCTTTTGTTGCCGTACTTTTTTATGCAGTTACCATTCTGGGTATTTTCATCCTGCGCAAAAAGCGTCCGGATGCGGAGCGGCCTTATAAAGCATTCGGCTATCCCGTATTACCCATTATTTATATTATTCTTGCCCTTACATTTTGTGTTTTTCTTATTCAAATGAAACCTAAATACGCAGGTATTGGTTTTGGAATTGTTTTGGCGGGCGTTCCTTTGTATTATCTTGCAGTGCGAAATAAGAAAACAGCTTAG
- a CDS encoding OmpH family outer membrane protein: MKNISTILSIIALVLIGVLFYFQFSKGDQQKKVAVKTDNNAAPSFAVAYFDIDSLQEHYEYFKDVSGDMKKKESAMNAELNDLTNKYQRTVRKWQEKGNSITQAEYESAQREVGLQQQQIQQRKGELEQEMQKLQVDRMSELRKQVEEFLKDYNKDKRFAYILSYEPGFIIYYKDPAYNITGDLINGLNQQYKDKKK; this comes from the coding sequence ATGAAAAATATTTCTACTATATTATCCATTATTGCTCTTGTTCTCATAGGTGTTCTTTTTTACTTCCAGTTTAGTAAAGGAGACCAACAGAAAAAAGTAGCCGTAAAAACTGATAATAATGCTGCCCCCAGCTTTGCCGTAGCTTACTTTGATATTGATTCCCTGCAGGAACATTATGAGTATTTCAAAGATGTTTCAGGCGACATGAAGAAGAAAGAAAGTGCCATGAATGCTGAATTGAACGATTTAACCAACAAGTACCAACGTACTGTTCGTAAATGGCAGGAAAAGGGCAATAGCATTACCCAGGCAGAATATGAATCTGCCCAGCGCGAAGTTGGTTTGCAACAACAACAGATCCAGCAACGTAAGGGTGAGCTGGAGCAGGAAATGCAAAAGCTGCAGGTTGACCGCATGAGTGAGTTGCGCAAACAGGTAGAAGAGTTTTTGAAAGACTATAACAAAGACAAGCGATTCGCATATATCCTTTCTTATGAGCCCGGTTTTATTATTTACTACAAAGATCCTGCTTATAATATTACCGGTGATCTTATCAACGGGTTGAACCAGCAGTATAAGGATAAGAAGAAATAA
- the rpoC gene encoding DNA-directed RNA polymerase subunit beta' yields MAIKKDNRPRATFSKITIGLASPDSILERSYGEVLKPETINYRTYKPERDGLFCERIFGPVKDYECACGKYKRIRYKGIVCDRCGVEVTEKKVRRERMGHIKLVVPVVHIWYFKSLPNKIGYLLGVSSKKLESIVYYERFVVIQPGIREDRSLKSGDLLTEEEYLEILENLPKENQYLPDDDPQKFIAKMGAEAVHDLLQRIELDTLSFDLRNAAATETSQQRKADALKRLSVVESFREANSRITNRPEWMVMQYIPVIPPELRPLVPLDGGRFASSDLNDLYRRVIIRNNRLKRLLEIKAPEVILRNEKRMLQEAVDSLFDNSRKSNAVKAEGGRALKSLSDVLKGKQGRFRQNLLGKRVDYSGRSVIVVGPELKLHECGLPKDMAAELFKPFIIRKLIERGIVKTVKSARKLVDRKEAVVWDILENILKGHPVMLNRAPTLHRLSIQAFQPKLIEGKAIQLHPLVCSAFNADFDGDQMAVHVPLSNAAVLEAQLLMLSSHNILNPQNGAPMTLPSQDMVLGLYYITKGKKSTETEKIRGEGKAFYSTEEVIIAYNEDRVDLHAHIKVKVDVRNNEGNIVRKLTETTVGRVIFNEFVPKEVGYINALLTKKSLREIIGDIITITNVPKTAKFLDDIKQLGFRTAFRGGLSFSINDLIIPSIKGDVLDQAKGEVDEVWDNYNMGLITNNERYNQIVDIWSRVDTRITETLIRELATDKQGFNSVYMMLDSGARGSKQQIKQLCGIRGLMAKPRKSGSSGSEIIENPILSNFKGGLNVLDYFISTHGARKGLADTALKTADAGYLTRRLVDVAQDVVITEEDCGTLRGIATSALKDNEEIVEPLYDRIIGRTSLHNVYSPTNDKLIVGAGQEINEEIGKQIEEAGIDTVEIRSVLTCESKRGVCVKCYGKNLATGNRAQKGDAVGIIAAQSIGEPGTQLTLRTFHVGGVAGSASVESSLTAKFDGTIQFDGLRTVASVNNEGDPIQVVIGRTGEIRNVDLKNDRLLNVVNVPYGSTLFVKDGQNVKKGDTLCTWDPFNNVIVAEIVGQVKFDNVIEGITYREEADEQTGHREKVVIETKDKTKIPTLIIEGKDVKQYNLPVGSHIVVDEAEDVKAGQVLVKIPRTLRMQRDITGGLPRVTELFEARNPGNPAIVCEIDGVVAFGAIKRGNREIIVEAKDGVIKKYLVPLTRQILVQDGDFNKAGAPLSDGQVSPSDILAIKGPFAVQEYVVNEIQEVYRLQGVKINDKHIEVIVRQMMKKVEIVDPGDTRFLEEDLVDRFEFNEENDWIFDKKVISEPGESSRLKAGQIVSLREIREENSLLRRTDKKLVEYRDAEPATSHPVLLGITKASLGTQSWISAASFQETTKVLSSAAIQGKTDDMLGLKENVITGHPIPAGTGLRDFENMIVGSKEEYELLQTTREAMSFDDEE; encoded by the coding sequence ATGGCTATTAAAAAAGATAATCGTCCCAGAGCCACATTTTCTAAGATCACTATCGGGCTGGCTTCACCGGATTCTATTTTGGAACGCAGTTACGGTGAGGTGTTGAAACCTGAAACCATCAACTATCGTACATACAAACCCGAGCGTGATGGTTTATTTTGCGAACGTATTTTCGGACCGGTAAAAGATTATGAGTGCGCGTGCGGAAAATACAAACGTATCCGTTATAAAGGGATCGTGTGTGACCGTTGCGGTGTTGAAGTAACTGAAAAGAAAGTACGTCGTGAGCGTATGGGCCACATTAAACTGGTGGTTCCTGTAGTACACATCTGGTATTTCAAAAGCTTACCTAATAAAATCGGTTACCTGCTGGGTGTTAGCTCCAAAAAACTGGAGAGCATCGTTTACTACGAACGTTTTGTAGTAATTCAACCAGGTATTCGCGAAGATCGCAGCCTGAAATCGGGCGATCTGTTAACTGAAGAAGAATATTTGGAAATACTGGAGAACCTGCCTAAGGAGAACCAGTACCTGCCAGATGATGATCCACAAAAGTTTATTGCGAAGATGGGTGCCGAAGCGGTACACGATCTGTTGCAAAGAATTGAACTGGACACTTTATCATTCGACCTGCGTAATGCAGCTGCTACCGAAACTTCACAGCAACGTAAAGCCGATGCTTTGAAGCGTTTGAGTGTGGTTGAATCATTCCGCGAGGCCAATAGCCGCATCACCAACCGCCCTGAGTGGATGGTAATGCAATACATTCCGGTTATTCCGCCAGAACTGCGTCCGTTAGTTCCCCTGGATGGTGGTCGTTTCGCTTCTTCTGACCTGAACGACCTGTATCGCCGGGTGATCATTCGTAATAACCGTTTGAAAAGATTGTTAGAGATCAAAGCCCCTGAGGTGATCTTACGTAACGAAAAACGTATGCTTCAGGAAGCGGTTGACTCACTGTTCGATAACTCCCGTAAATCAAACGCAGTAAAAGCCGAAGGTGGTCGCGCATTGAAATCACTGTCGGATGTACTGAAAGGTAAACAGGGACGTTTCCGTCAGAACCTGTTGGGTAAACGTGTTGACTACTCCGGTCGTTCTGTAATCGTGGTAGGTCCTGAGTTGAAGTTGCACGAGTGTGGTTTACCGAAAGATATGGCGGCTGAATTGTTCAAACCGTTTATCATCCGTAAACTGATTGAAAGAGGTATCGTTAAAACGGTAAAATCGGCTCGTAAGCTGGTTGATAGAAAGGAAGCAGTGGTTTGGGATATCCTTGAAAATATCCTGAAGGGTCACCCGGTTATGTTAAACCGTGCCCCTACGCTCCACCGTTTGTCAATCCAGGCCTTCCAGCCTAAACTGATTGAAGGTAAAGCTATTCAGCTGCACCCGTTGGTGTGTTCGGCGTTCAACGCCGACTTTGACGGTGACCAGATGGCGGTTCACGTGCCTTTGAGCAACGCAGCCGTTCTGGAAGCCCAGCTGCTGATGCTTTCTTCACATAACATTTTGAACCCGCAGAATGGTGCGCCAATGACCCTGCCTTCACAGGACATGGTACTCGGTCTGTACTACATTACCAAGGGTAAAAAATCAACTGAAACCGAAAAGATCCGCGGTGAGGGCAAAGCCTTCTACAGCACCGAAGAGGTTATCATCGCTTATAACGAAGACCGTGTTGACCTGCACGCTCACATTAAAGTGAAAGTGGATGTTCGTAACAACGAGGGTAATATCGTTAGAAAGCTGACTGAAACCACTGTGGGTCGTGTAATCTTCAACGAATTCGTTCCGAAGGAAGTGGGTTACATCAACGCCCTGCTCACCAAAAAGAGCTTGCGCGAGATCATCGGTGACATCATTACCATCACCAACGTACCAAAAACAGCCAAGTTCCTCGATGACATCAAACAACTTGGTTTCCGTACGGCCTTCCGTGGTGGTCTGTCGTTCAGTATCAATGACCTCATTATCCCGTCTATCAAAGGCGATGTGCTCGATCAGGCAAAAGGTGAAGTAGACGAGGTATGGGATAACTATAACATGGGTCTTATCACCAACAACGAGCGGTATAACCAGATCGTAGACATCTGGTCACGTGTGGATACACGTATTACCGAAACGTTGATCCGTGAGCTGGCCACCGACAAACAGGGCTTCAACTCCGTGTACATGATGCTTGACTCCGGAGCCCGTGGTTCCAAACAGCAGATCAAACAGCTGTGTGGTATCAGAGGTCTGATGGCGAAACCAAGAAAATCAGGCTCATCAGGAAGTGAGATCATCGAAAACCCGATCCTCTCTAACTTCAAAGGTGGTCTGAACGTATTGGATTACTTCATCTCTACGCACGGTGCCCGTAAAGGTCTTGCGGATACGGCCCTTAAAACGGCTGATGCCGGTTACCTGACCCGTCGTTTGGTTGACGTAGCACAGGACGTGGTAATTACAGAAGAAGATTGCGGTACGCTGCGTGGTATTGCTACCAGCGCACTTAAAGATAATGAAGAGATAGTAGAGCCACTGTACGATCGTATCATTGGCCGTACTTCACTTCACAACGTATACAGCCCAACTAACGATAAACTCATCGTTGGGGCCGGACAGGAGATCAATGAAGAGATCGGCAAACAGATTGAAGAAGCCGGTATCGATACCGTTGAGATCCGCTCTGTACTGACCTGCGAAAGCAAACGTGGTGTGTGCGTTAAATGTTATGGTAAGAACCTGGCTACAGGTAACCGTGCTCAGAAAGGGGATGCGGTTGGTATCATCGCCGCCCAGTCAATCGGTGAGCCTGGTACACAGTTGACCCTGCGTACCTTCCACGTGGGTGGTGTTGCCGGATCTGCTTCAGTTGAATCTTCACTCACTGCCAAATTCGATGGAACCATTCAGTTCGACGGTTTGCGTACTGTAGCTTCGGTTAACAACGAAGGTGATCCAATTCAGGTAGTAATCGGTCGTACCGGTGAAATTCGTAACGTGGATCTGAAGAACGATCGCTTACTCAACGTAGTGAACGTGCCTTACGGTTCAACCCTGTTTGTGAAAGACGGACAGAACGTGAAAAAAGGCGATACACTTTGTACATGGGATCCGTTCAACAACGTAATCGTTGCTGAGATCGTAGGTCAGGTGAAATTCGATAATGTAATTGAAGGTATCACTTACCGTGAAGAGGCCGATGAACAAACCGGTCACCGCGAGAAAGTGGTAATTGAAACAAAAGATAAAACCAAGATACCTACCCTGATCATTGAAGGCAAGGATGTAAAACAATACAACCTGCCGGTAGGCTCACACATTGTGGTTGATGAAGCCGAAGATGTGAAAGCCGGTCAGGTGTTGGTGAAAATACCTCGTACACTGCGGATGCAACGCGATATCACCGGGGGTCTGCCTCGTGTAACTGAGTTGTTTGAAGCACGTAACCCGGGTAATCCTGCCATTGTTTGCGAAATTGACGGTGTGGTTGCTTTTGGCGCCATCAAACGTGGTAACCGCGAGATCATCGTGGAAGCTAAAGATGGTGTTATCAAGAAATACCTGGTGCCATTGACCCGTCAGATCCTGGTTCAGGATGGTGACTTTAACAAAGCCGGTGCGCCACTGTCTGATGGACAGGTTTCACCAAGCGATATCCTGGCTATTAAAGGACCATTCGCAGTACAGGAGTACGTGGTGAATGAAATTCAGGAGGTTTACCGCTTACAAGGTGTGAAGATCAACGATAAACACATTGAGGTGATCGTTCGCCAGATGATGAAAAAGGTTGAGATCGTGGATCCGGGCGACACCCGCTTCCTTGAAGAAGACCTAGTTGACCGTTTTGAATTCAACGAAGAAAACGACTGGATCTTTGATAAGAAAGTTATCTCTGAGCCAGGCGAAAGCAGTCGCTTGAAAGCCGGTCAAATCGTGAGTCTGCGTGAAATTCGCGAAGAAAACTCCCTGCTGCGTCGTACCGACAAAAAGCTGGTTGAATACCGCGATGCTGAGCCTGCCACTTCACATCCTGTGTTGTTGGGTATCACCAAAGCTTCACTGGGTACGCAAAGCTGGATCTCAGCTGCATCGTTCCAGGAAACAACCAAAGTATTATCATCGGCTGCCATTCAGGGTAAAACCGACGATATGCTTGGTCTGAAGGAGAATGTGATCACAGGTCACCCGATACCGGCAGGTACTGGTTTGCGTGACTTTGAGAACATGATCGTTGGTAGCAAGGAAGAATATGAATTGCTGCAAACCACCCGCGAAGCGATGAGCTTCGATGACGAAGAGTAA
- the rpoB gene encoding DNA-directed RNA polymerase subunit beta has protein sequence MSSTKLSTRVNFGKIKNLADAPDLLEVQIQSFKEFFQLETTPDKRNIEGLFKVFKENFPITDTRNIFVLEFLDYFIDPPRYTIEECMERGLTYAVPLKAKLRLSCNDEEHVDFQTIVQDVFLGNIPYMTPRGTFVINGAERVVVSQLHRSPGVFFGQSIHPNGTKIYSARVIPFKGAWMEFATDINNVMYAYIDRKKKFPVTTLLRSIGYETDKDILELFGMADEVKSDRKSLQKYLGKRLAARVLRTWVEDFVDEDTGEVVSIERNEVVLERDTVLDEEAIDMIADMDAKSVFVQKEDVGGDYAIIYNTLNKDTSNSELEAVQHIYRQLRGADAPDDETARGIIDKLFFSDKRYDLGEVGRYKINRKLLLNQPLDQKTLTKEDIIEIIKYLVRLTNGKAEIDDIDHLSNRRVRTVGEQLYAQFGVGLARMARTIRERMNVRDNEVFTPVDLINARTLSSVINSFFGTSQLSQFLDQTNPLSEITHKRRISALGPGGLSRERAGFEVRDVHYSHYGRLCTIETPEGPNIGLISTLCVHAKINEMGFIETPYHKVDNGKVDLKKLTFLSAEEEDNAKIAQASSPLDEKGHFVEEKITSRQTGDFPILDQNEVEFMDVAPNQIVGLSASLIPFLEHDDANRALMGSNMQRQAVPLIRPESPIVGTGLEAKAARDARVQILSEGEGVVEYVDGSEIHVRYDRTEADRLVSFEDDLKVYKLTKFIKTNQETCINHKPAVRKGQRMKKGDFLTEGYAVQGGELALGRNLKVAFMPWKGYNFEDAIVISERVAKEDLFTSIHISEYELEVRDTKLGEEELTPDIPNVSEEATKDLDENGIIRLGAAIKEGDILIGKITPKGESDPTPEEKLLRAIFGDKAGDAKDASLKAPNGVEGVVIGKKLFQRAKKDKNAKIREKAALEKLEKVHEKNEEDLKEELLNKLQTLLKDKASAGVNNNFGEVQIGKGAKFNPKNLGSIDYQNVNPLGWTGDASIDDAINTLLHNFNIKYNEELGRYKREKFNISIGDELPAGVLKLAKVYLAVKRKLKVGDKMAGRHGNKGIVAKIVRAEDMPFLEDGTPVDIVLNPLGVPSRMNLGQIYETVLGWAGLKLGVKFATPIFDGATTDEIAQNINNAGLPSYGHTHLYDGETGDRFHQKATVGVIYMIKLHHMVDDKMHARSIGPYSLITQQPLGGKAQFGGQRFGEMEVWALEAYGASNILQELLTLKSDDIIGRAKTYEAIVKGDNIPRAGIPESFNVLVHELRGLGLDLKFE, from the coding sequence ATGTCTTCAACAAAACTGTCAACAAGGGTCAACTTCGGGAAAATTAAAAATCTTGCCGATGCACCTGACTTACTAGAAGTACAAATTCAATCTTTCAAAGAGTTTTTCCAATTAGAGACCACGCCCGACAAGCGTAATATTGAAGGGTTGTTTAAGGTGTTCAAGGAAAACTTTCCCATTACTGATACACGAAACATATTCGTGTTGGAGTTTTTGGATTATTTCATCGACCCGCCCCGCTACACCATTGAAGAGTGTATGGAGCGCGGATTAACATATGCCGTTCCCCTTAAAGCGAAACTGAGGCTGAGTTGTAATGACGAAGAGCACGTTGACTTCCAGACCATCGTTCAGGATGTGTTCCTGGGGAACATTCCATACATGACCCCCCGCGGTACCTTCGTGATAAACGGAGCAGAGCGCGTGGTGGTTTCTCAATTACACCGTTCACCTGGTGTATTCTTCGGTCAGTCAATTCACCCCAACGGTACCAAGATCTATTCTGCCCGCGTAATTCCTTTCAAAGGTGCGTGGATGGAGTTCGCTACCGATATCAACAACGTAATGTATGCGTACATTGACCGTAAGAAGAAATTCCCGGTTACCACACTGTTGCGTTCTATCGGTTACGAAACTGATAAAGATATCCTGGAGCTGTTCGGTATGGCAGACGAAGTGAAAAGCGACAGAAAATCATTACAGAAATATCTTGGCAAACGCCTCGCTGCCCGCGTATTGAGGACCTGGGTAGAAGATTTCGTAGACGAAGATACCGGTGAGGTTGTGTCTATTGAAAGAAACGAGGTTGTGCTGGAGCGCGATACCGTGTTGGATGAGGAAGCAATTGACATGATTGCCGATATGGACGCAAAGAGCGTATTCGTGCAAAAAGAAGATGTTGGCGGTGATTACGCTATCATCTATAACACCCTCAATAAAGATACTTCAAACAGTGAGCTGGAAGCCGTTCAGCACATCTACCGCCAGTTGCGCGGTGCTGATGCGCCGGATGATGAAACAGCCCGCGGTATCATTGATAAATTGTTCTTCAGCGACAAACGTTACGATTTAGGGGAAGTAGGTCGCTACAAGATCAACCGCAAGCTGTTGCTGAATCAACCGCTCGATCAAAAGACCTTAACAAAAGAAGATATCATCGAGATCATCAAATACCTGGTTCGTTTAACCAATGGTAAAGCGGAAATCGATGACATCGATCACCTGAGCAACCGTCGTGTACGTACCGTAGGTGAGCAGTTATATGCTCAGTTCGGTGTTGGTTTGGCCCGTATGGCCCGTACCATCCGCGAGCGTATGAACGTACGTGATAATGAGGTGTTCACCCCGGTTGACCTGATCAACGCCAGAACGTTGTCATCAGTGATCAACTCATTCTTCGGTACTTCTCAGTTGTCACAATTCCTCGATCAAACCAACCCGCTGAGTGAGATCACGCACAAGCGTCGTATCTCCGCACTCGGACCCGGTGGTTTGAGCCGTGAAAGAGCCGGTTTCGAGGTTCGTGACGTACACTACAGCCACTATGGCCGTTTGTGTACCATTGAAACTCCTGAAGGCCCGAACATCGGTTTGATCTCTACGCTTTGCGTACACGCGAAGATCAACGAAATGGGCTTTATTGAAACGCCTTATCATAAAGTAGACAATGGAAAGGTTGACCTGAAAAAGCTCACCTTCTTGAGTGCTGAAGAAGAAGATAACGCCAAGATCGCCCAGGCAAGTTCACCGCTCGATGAAAAAGGCCATTTCGTGGAAGAAAAGATCACTTCACGCCAAACCGGTGACTTCCCGATCCTTGATCAAAACGAAGTGGAATTCATGGACGTAGCGCCAAACCAGATCGTGGGTTTGAGTGCTTCGCTGATCCCCTTCTTGGAACATGATGACGCCAACCGTGCGCTGATGGGATCGAACATGCAACGCCAGGCTGTACCGCTGATCCGTCCTGAAAGCCCCATCGTGGGTACAGGTTTGGAAGCAAAAGCAGCCCGAGACGCCCGTGTACAGATCCTGTCTGAAGGTGAAGGTGTGGTAGAGTACGTTGATGGCAGTGAAATTCACGTTCGCTACGACCGTACCGAAGCCGACCGTTTGGTGAGCTTTGAAGATGACCTGAAAGTTTACAAACTGACCAAGTTCATAAAAACAAACCAGGAAACCTGTATCAACCACAAACCTGCAGTTAGAAAAGGACAACGCATGAAAAAAGGCGACTTCCTTACTGAAGGTTATGCGGTACAGGGTGGTGAACTGGCTTTAGGCCGTAACCTGAAAGTGGCGTTCATGCCATGGAAAGGGTACAACTTCGAGGATGCCATCGTAATCAGCGAAAGAGTAGCCAAGGAAGATCTGTTCACTTCTATTCACATTTCTGAATATGAACTGGAAGTACGTGATACCAAACTGGGTGAAGAAGAGCTGACACCAGATATTCCAAACGTATCGGAAGAAGCTACCAAAGACCTGGATGAAAATGGTATCATCCGTTTAGGTGCCGCCATCAAAGAAGGCGATATCCTGATCGGTAAGATCACTCCAAAAGGAGAAAGCGATCCTACACCGGAAGAAAAATTGTTACGCGCCATCTTCGGTGATAAAGCCGGTGATGCCAAAGATGCTTCTTTGAAAGCGCCAAACGGGGTAGAAGGTGTTGTGATCGGTAAAAAACTTTTCCAACGCGCCAAAAAAGATAAGAACGCGAAGATCCGTGAGAAGGCTGCCCTGGAAAAGCTGGAAAAAGTGCACGAGAAAAATGAAGAAGACCTGAAAGAAGAATTGTTGAACAAACTGCAAACCCTGTTGAAAGACAAGGCCTCTGCTGGTGTAAACAACAACTTCGGTGAGGTGCAGATCGGTAAAGGCGCCAAATTCAATCCAAAGAACCTGGGTTCTATCGACTATCAGAATGTAAACCCGCTGGGTTGGACTGGTGACGCTTCTATCGATGATGCTATTAATACCTTGTTGCACAACTTCAACATCAAATACAACGAAGAACTGGGTAGATATAAGAGGGAGAAATTCAACATTTCAATCGGGGATGAATTACCTGCCGGTGTGTTGAAACTGGCTAAAGTATATCTGGCTGTTAAGCGTAAGCTGAAAGTAGGTGATAAAATGGCCGGTCGCCACGGTAATAAAGGTATCGTTGCCAAGATCGTGCGTGCTGAAGACATGCCGTTCCTGGAAGATGGTACGCCGGTTGACATTGTGTTGAACCCACTCGGGGTTCCTTCCCGTATGAACCTGGGCCAGATCTATGAAACTGTATTAGGCTGGGCCGGTTTGAAATTGGGTGTGAAGTTCGCTACACCGATCTTCGATGGTGCTACTACTGACGAAATTGCTCAAAACATCAATAATGCAGGTTTGCCAAGCTACGGCCACACGCACCTGTATGATGGTGAAACCGGTGACCGTTTCCACCAGAAAGCTACCGTGGGTGTTATTTATATGATTAAACTGCACCACATGGTTGATGATAAGATGCACGCCCGTTCTATCGGACCCTACAGTCTTATCACACAACAGCCGCTGGGTGGTAAAGCTCAGTTTGGTGGTCAGCGTTTTGGTGAAATGGAGGTGTGGGCACTGGAAGCTTACGGTGCTTCAAACATCCTGCAGGAATTGCTTACGCTTAAATCGGATGATATTATCGGCCGTGCAAAAACCTACGAGGCTATTGTTAAGGGTGATAATATTCCAAGAGCCGGTATTCCTGAGTCGTTCAATGTATTGGTGCATGAATTGAGAGGATTGGGTCTTGACCTGAAATTCGAATAG